GCGGCGGAGCTTTCGATAGATTCGATAACGGTGAAGAAGATATCCGGAGAATGACCTTCCGGCCTACATGGCCACTTTCATTGTTTGATAGTCCACCTTCACATGGGATTCGCATAGAATCCTGATTGTGGCCAGCACCTTCACATGAGCCGGGTGGGCGGCGTATTTTTCCATGTCTTCCATTGTGTCGAACAGGGAGTTTAGCGCCATGTCATATGAATTGGCCATGTGCGCCCGGTCAAAGCAGACTTCCATC
The Nitrospinota bacterium genome window above contains:
- a CDS encoding Dabb family protein, producing the protein MIRHIVFFKFKKGVSQKEMDALAEELCALKSHIHLLREMEVCFDRAHMANSYDMALNSLFDTMEDMEKYAAHPAHVKVLATIRILCESHVKVDYQTMKVAM